A stretch of Plasmodium chabaudi chabaudi strain AS genome assembly, chromosome: 14 DNA encodes these proteins:
- a CDS encoding SNARE protein, putative → MSIIYGLVAKDKTVLAEYTEFGGNFSNIARLLLEIIPPHSSRKSYIYNDYVFHQLMKNGITFMAMTDRELGFLIPYSFLEEVSKIFFKHFNYTSDFITLSLDEEFKSVLKENMRKFNDYEANEVHNLKSQISNIQNIIIENIEKILERREKIDILVNRSEKLRQENFNFRREAIRLNFYMWMENNRFLIYVISSMAIFVLVIWSIYNV, encoded by the exons atgtctATAATATATGGCTTAGTAGCAAAAG ATAAAACGGTGTTGGCGGAATACACAGAATTTGGAGGCAATTTTTCGAACATCGCCAGATTACTTTTGGAAATAATACCTCCGCATTCGTCGAgaaaatcatatatatataatga ttaTGTTTTTCACCAACTAATGAAAAATGGAATTACATTCATGGCTATGACCGACAGAGAATTAGGGTTCCTAATTCCTTATAGTTTTTTAGAAGAAGTATCAAAAAT CTTTTTTAAgcattttaattatacatCAGACTTTATCACTTTATCATTGGATGAAGAATTCAAATCtgttttaaaagaaaatatg AGAAAATTCAATGATTACGAAGCTAATGAAGTACATAACTTGAAAAGCCAAATTAGTAACATCCAAAATATcattatagaaaatattgaaaaaatattagaaagaagagaaaaaattgatataCTAGTTAACAGAAGTGAAAAATTACGCcaagaaaattttaattttaggAGAGAAGCTATAcgattaaatttttatatgtggATGGAAAATAACAGGTTTCTTATTTACGTTATTTCATCAATGGCTATTTTTGTTCTAGTCATATGGTCTATTTATAACGTATAA